One Lacticaseibacillus rhamnosus genomic window carries:
- a CDS encoding DUF1440 domain-containing protein, whose amino-acid sequence MRTHTSPSIVKLAAVGAVAGLVSGLVKLGWENILPPRTPERDATNPPQTFLQQHGLTPAETHATYTYSGHQIPWVSLLVHFGFSSSLGALYAVAGHYVPLFKLGYGSMWGLGVWAGAHLWAMPALKIVPAAKDQPAEEHLSEAVGHMVWNTVNQIVISDMLREKHA is encoded by the coding sequence ATGCGCACGCACACTTCACCTTCCATCGTTAAACTAGCCGCAGTTGGGGCGGTTGCGGGGTTGGTTTCCGGTTTAGTCAAATTAGGGTGGGAAAATATTCTGCCACCACGCACACCGGAACGCGATGCGACTAATCCACCGCAAACTTTTCTACAACAGCATGGCTTGACACCGGCAGAAACACACGCAACTTACACCTATTCAGGCCACCAGATTCCATGGGTTAGTCTGCTGGTTCATTTTGGCTTTTCATCAAGCTTAGGGGCACTTTATGCGGTAGCCGGGCATTATGTTCCGCTGTTCAAACTGGGATATGGCAGTATGTGGGGACTGGGTGTTTGGGCCGGCGCGCATTTATGGGCGATGCCTGCACTAAAGATCGTCCCAGCCGCAAAAGATCAGCCAGCTGAAGAACATCTGTCCGAAGCTGTGGGACACATGGTGTGGAATACCGTCAACCAAATCGTTATCAGCGACATGTTGCGGGAAAAACACGCCTAG